In the genome of Armatimonadota bacterium, one region contains:
- a CDS encoding CBS domain-containing protein, protein MTLREVLHAHIPTLTRKSTVRDAVDKMDVYQFPALVVVDDDLAPIGVLTEGDLCRAIGHQGSLAALSLEAAHRFASADPTVSTPDAEVGEALHMMLSHGITILPIVEDGTLSGIVFRADLMQAMLVDSAPGP, encoded by the coding sequence ATGACCCTGAGAGAGGTGCTGCATGCCCACATCCCGACTTTGACCCGTAAAAGCACGGTCAGGGACGCCGTGGACAAGATGGACGTGTACCAGTTCCCTGCCTTGGTCGTGGTCGACGACGACCTCGCTCCTATCGGAGTTTTGACCGAGGGCGACCTCTGCCGCGCGATCGGCCATCAGGGCAGCCTGGCCGCGCTGAGCTTGGAGGCCGCCCACCGCTTCGCGTCGGCCGATCCGACCGTCAGCACGCCCGACGCCGAAGTCGGCGAAGCCCTGCACATGATGCTGTCGCACGGCATCACGATCCTACCGATCGTCGAGGACGGGACCCTGAGCGGGATCGTGTTCCGCGCCGACCTGATGCAGGCGATGCTCGTC
- a CDS encoding carbohydrate binding family 9 domain-containing protein — protein MSSGLRFWSLVGWVSFALSGHVQAQPAPGRYVRRPMPAAVCTVPPKIDGDLSDEAWATAGKAEEFLDRTNGTVATEQSVAYIAYDKQFIYVAYECFDAEPDKVEARETIRDSKYATRSDNPNQEDNVTFAIDPYFSKRSEDVSVFSVNALGTPSAQIAGGRGGKLEWKGQWDSAAKRTSKGYCIEMRIPWAILNYPSSSKPTTMGVNFFRYQYRTRTETVWSNVTDRGFTDLEGVWTGVQPPSTGFRPKVSLLPYVLPGIKDGEFTFRSGLDARVTLTPDLTAVGSLNPDFNTIEGAVESIQFSRAERFIQEKRPFFLEGQNYLSPGTRFNDIGAYFYSRRIPTFDLGTKVYGKVTPVDSVGFLNTVTFGDRTDTAFRYKRDLSPTSDVGAFFGQRQFGSDNNSVVMVDQHARFGKVGFESQFAKTYGDDAGGGAVVLSANYQDLRNISVFQYHTISEDFNIADGFIPYTGYRGWFGFTDFFGPWRKGPWSSYDYGIYGIAWDHQDGSRYQRGFGAFGTLTSRSDWRFSVSQDYAVIDGTVDSTYMVSATMGATNRFRKIGLGVTVGTLASEPSTYLTPNASVRLFRRLDLAYSGALLNFQGTTRQHVLTAGYEFSPTRSIGGRMVAVDADTNWYLFYRSAGGRGTDLYLIYGDPNTRTFSRKFQIKLVFAL, from the coding sequence ATGAGTTCGGGACTCCGGTTTTGGAGCCTCGTGGGATGGGTCTCTTTCGCCCTGTCAGGGCATGTTCAGGCACAACCGGCACCGGGACGGTACGTCCGCCGGCCGATGCCTGCGGCGGTGTGCACGGTGCCGCCAAAGATCGACGGCGACCTCTCCGACGAAGCGTGGGCGACAGCGGGCAAAGCCGAGGAATTCCTCGACCGCACCAACGGCACGGTCGCGACCGAGCAATCGGTCGCCTATATCGCGTATGACAAGCAGTTCATCTATGTCGCGTACGAATGCTTCGACGCCGAACCGGACAAAGTCGAAGCCCGAGAGACGATCCGTGACAGCAAGTACGCGACCCGTTCGGACAACCCGAACCAGGAAGACAACGTCACGTTCGCCATCGATCCCTACTTTTCTAAACGGTCCGAAGACGTCAGCGTCTTCTCGGTGAACGCGCTCGGCACGCCTTCCGCGCAGATCGCGGGAGGACGGGGAGGAAAGTTGGAGTGGAAAGGCCAATGGGACTCGGCGGCCAAGCGGACGTCCAAAGGCTATTGCATCGAGATGCGGATCCCGTGGGCGATCCTGAACTATCCGAGCAGTTCGAAGCCGACGACCATGGGCGTCAACTTCTTCCGCTACCAGTACCGGACGCGGACGGAAACGGTTTGGAGCAACGTCACCGACCGTGGATTCACCGACCTTGAAGGCGTGTGGACCGGCGTCCAACCTCCGAGCACGGGCTTCCGACCGAAGGTCTCGCTCCTTCCCTACGTCCTCCCTGGCATCAAGGACGGCGAGTTCACCTTCCGCTCGGGCCTCGACGCACGCGTCACATTGACCCCTGACCTGACCGCGGTCGGTTCGCTCAACCCGGACTTCAACACGATCGAGGGAGCGGTCGAGAGCATCCAGTTTTCGCGGGCGGAGCGTTTCATCCAGGAAAAGAGGCCGTTTTTCCTGGAGGGTCAGAACTACCTGTCGCCAGGCACCCGGTTCAACGACATCGGGGCGTACTTCTATTCGCGAAGGATCCCGACGTTCGACCTCGGTACAAAGGTCTACGGCAAAGTCACGCCCGTCGATTCGGTCGGTTTTTTGAACACGGTCACCTTCGGCGACCGGACGGACACGGCGTTCCGGTACAAACGCGACCTCTCTCCGACGAGCGACGTCGGCGCGTTCTTCGGCCAACGGCAGTTCGGAAGCGACAACAATTCGGTCGTGATGGTCGACCAACACGCACGGTTCGGTAAGGTCGGTTTCGAGAGTCAGTTCGCCAAGACCTATGGCGACGATGCTGGGGGTGGTGCCGTCGTCCTCAGCGCGAACTACCAAGACCTTCGGAACATCAGCGTCTTCCAGTACCACACGATTTCGGAGGACTTCAACATCGCCGACGGGTTCATCCCGTACACCGGCTATCGCGGCTGGTTCGGGTTCACGGACTTCTTCGGCCCGTGGCGGAAGGGCCCGTGGAGCTCCTACGATTACGGGATCTACGGCATTGCATGGGACCACCAAGACGGCAGCCGGTATCAACGCGGCTTCGGCGCTTTCGGGACCCTGACGTCCCGCTCGGACTGGAGGTTCAGCGTCAGTCAGGACTACGCGGTCATCGACGGAACCGTGGACAGCACGTACATGGTCTCGGCGACGATGGGCGCCACGAACCGTTTCCGGAAGATCGGCCTGGGCGTCACGGTCGGCACGTTGGCGAGCGAACCTTCGACCTATTTGACTCCGAACGCGAGCGTCAGGCTCTTCCGCCGCTTGGACCTCGCGTACAGCGGCGCCTTGCTGAATTTCCAAGGCACCACTCGTCAGCACGTCCTCACGGCGGGTTACGAGTTCTCTCCGACTCGGTCGATAGGCGGAAGAATGGTCGCCGTCGATGCCGACACGAACTGGTACCTCTTCTATAGGAGCGCGGGCGGACGGGGAACGGACCTGTACTTGATCTATGGAGACCCGAACACGCGGACGTTCTCGCGCAAGTTCCAGATCAAGCTCGTCTTCGCCCTATGA
- a CDS encoding ATP-binding cassette domain-containing protein: protein MITTTSLSKSFKDPKVGLVKAVDDVSFEARPGQVFGLLGINGAGKTTCLRMLSTVIRPTSGTATVAGHDIRTDPLAVRTQIGFLSASTALYGRLTGEEVLEYFGRLNGLDGAVLRELITYVKRAMNLHEFAGKLCDKMSTGQKQRVSIARTILHDPPVLFFDEPTAGLDVVTSQTVMEFIEEAKSRGRTIVFSTHIMSEAERLCDTVAVIHQGRLLSQGTTAEILAETGSPNLEKAFLKLVDYSPEGARP from the coding sequence GTGATCACGACGACCTCCCTCAGCAAGTCCTTCAAAGATCCTAAAGTCGGCCTCGTCAAGGCCGTCGACGACGTGTCCTTCGAGGCCCGTCCCGGTCAGGTGTTCGGACTCCTGGGCATCAACGGCGCAGGCAAGACCACGTGCCTCCGGATGTTGAGCACCGTCATCCGCCCGACCTCGGGGACGGCGACCGTCGCCGGTCACGACATCCGCACGGACCCCTTGGCCGTCCGCACCCAGATCGGGTTCTTGAGCGCGTCGACCGCCCTCTACGGCCGCCTCACGGGTGAAGAGGTCCTCGAGTACTTCGGCCGGTTGAACGGACTGGACGGGGCTGTTTTGAGAGAGCTGATCACGTACGTCAAGCGGGCCATGAACCTCCACGAATTTGCCGGAAAGCTCTGCGACAAGATGTCGACGGGACAGAAACAACGGGTCAGCATCGCCCGGACGATCCTCCACGATCCTCCCGTCCTCTTCTTCGACGAACCGACGGCGGGCCTCGACGTCGTTACCTCCCAGACCGTGATGGAGTTCATCGAGGAAGCCAAATCCCGCGGCCGCACGATCGTATTCAGCACTCACATCATGAGCGAGGCCGAGCGCCTCTGCGACACCGTGGCCGTTATCCATCAAGGGAGGCTCCTCAGCCAAGGGACGACGGCCGAAATTTTGGCCGAAACAGGTAGTCCCAACCTTGAAAAAGCCTTTCTCAAACTGGTCGACTATTCGCCGGAGGGAGCCCGTCCATGA
- a CDS encoding M28 family peptidase, with the protein MRLFLVASAALASGLSWAQTDVATIAKIIDEGKSRNQTRVHLETITEQIGARLTSSLALEQGSQWAMDQFKAFGCQNVHLEKWGEWPVGFDRAKTGHVGRMTSPTVRDFQFTTPSWTPGTKGLQKGKAVMEPKSLADFEKDKGSFKGAWMVMMPRSGEGVPTREVRDAVLEAARKAGIKGTVSGSGNELVLTGGQQNIDWKKLPNVTRVTVRKSDYTAVTSAMQAGKKVDLEFDLKQSFRKGPVVNSNVVAEIPGTEKPNEVVIVSGHFDSWDGPGAQGALDNGTGSSVTLECARLLCTLGLRGKRTIRFILWTGEEQGLFGSRQYVKDHAAEMDKISACLVDDGGTNYWGGFAGLESQRSFFQPSIDALNEAFPTLPMKFNAQARMPRGGGSDHASFNAVGVPGFFTMETGVSDYTYVHHTQHDRLQAAINAYLVQSSTAAAVTVLNLANADTMLPREPKTGG; encoded by the coding sequence ATGAGACTCTTTCTCGTGGCGTCGGCCGCTCTGGCTTCGGGACTGTCTTGGGCGCAGACGGATGTGGCGACCATCGCCAAAATCATCGACGAAGGCAAGTCGCGCAACCAGACGCGCGTTCACTTGGAGACGATCACCGAACAGATCGGGGCACGCTTGACGTCGTCGCTCGCTCTCGAACAAGGCTCCCAGTGGGCGATGGACCAGTTCAAAGCCTTCGGCTGCCAGAACGTCCACCTTGAGAAATGGGGCGAGTGGCCCGTCGGGTTCGACCGGGCCAAGACCGGGCACGTCGGACGGATGACGTCGCCGACCGTCCGCGACTTCCAGTTCACGACGCCGTCTTGGACGCCGGGGACGAAAGGGCTCCAGAAGGGCAAGGCCGTCATGGAACCGAAGAGCCTGGCCGACTTTGAGAAGGACAAAGGATCGTTCAAGGGCGCTTGGATGGTGATGATGCCTCGCTCCGGCGAAGGCGTTCCGACGCGCGAAGTCCGCGACGCCGTCCTAGAGGCGGCCCGCAAAGCCGGCATCAAAGGCACCGTGTCCGGTTCGGGCAACGAACTCGTTCTGACGGGCGGCCAACAGAACATCGACTGGAAGAAGCTGCCGAACGTCACGCGCGTCACGGTCCGTAAGAGCGATTACACCGCTGTCACCTCGGCGATGCAGGCAGGCAAGAAGGTCGACCTTGAATTCGACCTGAAACAGTCGTTCCGGAAGGGCCCGGTCGTGAACTCGAACGTCGTGGCCGAAATCCCGGGCACGGAGAAGCCGAACGAAGTCGTCATCGTGAGCGGCCACTTCGACAGTTGGGACGGGCCCGGCGCCCAGGGCGCGCTGGACAACGGGACCGGCTCGAGCGTCACGTTGGAATGTGCCCGGTTGCTCTGCACCCTTGGACTGCGGGGCAAACGAACGATCCGGTTCATCCTGTGGACCGGCGAAGAACAGGGCCTCTTCGGTTCTCGCCAGTACGTGAAGGACCACGCTGCCGAAATGGACAAGATCAGCGCGTGCCTTGTCGACGACGGTGGGACGAACTACTGGGGCGGTTTCGCAGGCCTAGAGTCGCAGCGCTCGTTCTTCCAACCGAGCATCGACGCTCTGAACGAGGCCTTCCCCACCTTACCGATGAAGTTCAACGCGCAGGCGAGGATGCCGCGGGGCGGCGGTAGCGACCACGCGAGCTTCAACGCCGTCGGCGTCCCGGGGTTCTTCACGATGGAGACGGGCGTCAGCGACTACACGTACGTGCACCACACCCAGCACGACAGGCTTCAAGCGGCGATCAACGCCTATCTGGTGCAGTCGAGCACGGCGGCGGCGGTCACAGTGTTGAACCTGGCGAACGCGGACACGATGTTGCCGCGAGAGCCCAAGACCGGAGGCTGA
- a CDS encoding glycoside hydrolase family 32 protein produces the protein MTPLFPTAALQDATLYDEPLRPQFHFTAKKGWLNDPNGLVFHKGRYHLFFQHNPFGVQWGNMTWGHAVSPDLVHWTELDSALTPDAMGTEFSGSAVIDKSGILGEGRGVMALFYTAAGGTNPESQGKPFTQCLATSVDGTTFVKSPGNPVLAHQEGENRDPKVVWHAPSRTWVMALYLADDRYGLFGSSDLKSWKKLSEVVLPGTSECPDFFELPVDGNRRNRLWVFWGANGNYRLGSFDGQSFRAGTAVLSTDAGPNFYAAQTYSDEPKGRRVQIGWMRGSDFKDCDWNQQMSFPRTVRLKSTPLGARLAFEPVSSLQSLRTRRLPPEQDGDSQVFRSSTGLFEIRGRWRAVSQGRFNLDVLGTAVSYDFGTKTMKIGSHERKIEAVDGFVDMTLLADRASLELFAQDGEVTGHLFAPADPAARDVRLIGAGGETPARLDVYELRSAWKGTKDRRSR, from the coding sequence GTGACGCCTCTCTTTCCGACGGCCGCCCTCCAGGACGCGACCCTTTATGACGAGCCGCTTCGGCCCCAGTTCCACTTCACCGCGAAGAAGGGATGGTTGAACGACCCGAACGGACTGGTCTTCCACAAGGGCCGCTACCACCTGTTCTTCCAGCACAACCCGTTCGGGGTCCAGTGGGGGAACATGACGTGGGGCCACGCCGTTAGTCCGGACCTGGTCCACTGGACCGAGCTGGACAGCGCGCTGACTCCGGACGCGATGGGGACGGAGTTCTCGGGGAGCGCCGTGATCGACAAGTCCGGAATCCTCGGAGAAGGCAGGGGGGTCATGGCCCTTTTCTATACGGCTGCGGGCGGCACGAACCCGGAGAGCCAAGGCAAACCGTTTACGCAGTGCCTGGCCACCTCGGTCGACGGCACGACGTTCGTCAAGTCGCCCGGCAACCCCGTCCTCGCCCATCAAGAAGGCGAGAACCGTGACCCGAAGGTCGTGTGGCACGCGCCGTCCCGGACTTGGGTCATGGCCCTGTACCTGGCCGACGACCGATACGGCCTCTTCGGCTCTTCCGACCTCAAGTCGTGGAAGAAGTTGAGCGAGGTCGTCCTGCCGGGGACGAGCGAGTGTCCGGACTTCTTCGAACTGCCCGTGGACGGAAACCGGAGGAACCGACTATGGGTCTTCTGGGGGGCGAACGGCAACTACAGGCTAGGGAGCTTCGACGGACAGAGTTTCCGGGCCGGGACGGCGGTCCTCAGCACCGACGCCGGTCCGAACTTCTATGCCGCCCAAACGTATTCCGACGAGCCGAAGGGCCGGCGGGTCCAGATCGGTTGGATGCGTGGCAGCGACTTCAAGGACTGCGATTGGAACCAACAGATGTCGTTTCCTAGGACGGTCCGTCTGAAGTCGACGCCGCTCGGCGCCCGCCTCGCCTTCGAGCCCGTCAGTTCGCTCCAGAGCCTGCGGACGCGACGGCTGCCACCTGAACAGGACGGTGACTCCCAAGTTTTCCGGTCGTCGACGGGCCTGTTCGAAATCCGGGGCCGCTGGAGGGCGGTGTCGCAAGGGCGGTTCAACCTCGACGTCTTAGGGACCGCCGTGTCGTACGACTTCGGGACGAAAACGATGAAGATCGGAAGCCACGAGCGCAAGATCGAGGCGGTCGACGGGTTCGTCGACATGACCCTCTTGGCCGATCGGGCGAGCCTGGAACTGTTCGCGCAAGACGGAGAAGTCACCGGCCACCTCTTCGCCCCGGCCGATCCGGCGGCACGGGACGTCCGACTGATCGGGGCGGGAGGGGAAACTCCGGCCCGGCTGGACGTTTATGAACTTCGAAGCGCTTGGAAAGGCACAAAAGACAGGCGGTCGCGGTAA
- a CDS encoding NAD(P)/FAD-dependent oxidoreductase yields MAKRIVVIGAGFGGLSCVRGLSKSDVHVTLIDKENHHLFQPLLYQVATAGLSPADIAWPARSVLRSQRNVSVLMASVESVDTGSKTVVHSAGSTPYDVLVLATGATHSFFAHPEWERHCLGLKTLNDATTARSRILSAFEQAEAAPSEAERDAWLTLVIVGGGPTGVEMAGSLAELSRRTLEDDFRSIDPRKAKIVLLELGPRLLTAFPEKLSQDALDSLQRLGVDVRLNEGVTEISEVGVTVPSGSIPCRTVVWAAGVKASPAAVWLNAEPGPAGRVVVDDHCRVVGHEDVFAIGDTAFFPTEDGKGLPGVAQTAMQQGRYVAGQATRGGDAPFRYRDLGILATIGRSSAVAKIGRSEFSGFFAWAVWIFIHLRSLLTVQSKILVFVQWAWAYLSYSRGARLITRLDRD; encoded by the coding sequence ATGGCGAAACGGATCGTCGTGATCGGAGCAGGGTTTGGCGGGCTGTCGTGTGTCCGTGGGCTGTCGAAATCCGACGTCCACGTGACCCTGATCGACAAGGAAAACCACCACCTCTTTCAACCGCTGCTCTATCAGGTCGCGACCGCCGGCCTGTCTCCGGCCGACATCGCGTGGCCCGCTCGGTCCGTCCTACGGTCGCAAAGGAACGTGTCCGTACTCATGGCGAGCGTCGAAAGCGTGGATACGGGATCGAAGACGGTCGTCCACAGTGCGGGATCGACCCCATATGACGTCCTCGTCCTGGCCACGGGCGCGACCCACAGTTTCTTCGCCCACCCTGAGTGGGAACGGCACTGTCTCGGTCTCAAGACCCTGAACGACGCGACCACAGCCCGAAGCCGGATCTTGAGCGCCTTCGAACAAGCCGAGGCCGCTCCGTCCGAGGCCGAGCGCGACGCTTGGCTGACCCTTGTGATCGTCGGCGGCGGCCCGACCGGGGTCGAAATGGCGGGGAGCCTGGCGGAGCTGTCACGACGCACGCTGGAAGACGACTTCCGGTCGATCGATCCCCGCAAGGCGAAGATCGTGTTGCTCGAACTCGGCCCTCGGCTACTGACCGCCTTTCCGGAAAAGCTGTCGCAAGACGCCCTCGACTCGCTCCAGAGACTCGGTGTCGACGTCCGGCTGAACGAAGGCGTCACGGAGATCTCAGAAGTCGGGGTCACGGTACCTTCCGGGTCGATCCCCTGTCGGACCGTCGTCTGGGCGGCCGGCGTCAAGGCCTCTCCCGCGGCCGTGTGGCTGAACGCTGAGCCAGGGCCGGCCGGACGCGTCGTCGTGGACGACCACTGCCGCGTCGTCGGGCATGAGGACGTCTTCGCCATTGGCGACACCGCGTTCTTTCCGACCGAGGACGGCAAGGGACTTCCAGGAGTCGCCCAGACCGCGATGCAGCAGGGTCGCTACGTCGCCGGACAAGCGACGCGCGGAGGCGACGCGCCGTTCCGGTACCGCGACCTCGGCATCCTCGCGACGATCGGTCGAAGTTCGGCCGTCGCGAAGATCGGAAGGAGCGAGTTCAGCGGGTTCTTCGCATGGGCGGTCTGGATCTTCATCCATCTCCGTTCCCTTCTGACGGTGCAGTCCAAGATCCTCGTGTTCGTGCAGTGGGCCTGGGCTTACCTCTCGTACTCTCGCGGGGCGCGGCTGATCACGCGCCTCGACCGCGACTGA
- a CDS encoding MgtC/SapB family protein, with amino-acid sequence MPPLDWPLVATVLAKLAFAAVLGGVIGLEREQHGRPAGIRTHMLLILGVTLFAEVSKAFPGEDKGRIASQIVTGVGFLGAGTILRLGAEIKGLTTAASLWSVSAIGMAVSTGGSFLLIALFGTVLTYVTLKVVDDIERRLAPDAHPRELTVRLVRFEALTAVIEGIERAGGNVTGVRFRDGRTIALMDVKGDRAAVLKAALGTPDVVEAVWNG; translated from the coding sequence ATGCCTCCGCTGGATTGGCCCTTGGTGGCCACCGTGCTGGCCAAACTTGCCTTCGCCGCCGTCCTTGGCGGCGTGATCGGCCTCGAACGCGAACAGCACGGCCGCCCGGCCGGGATCCGGACGCACATGCTCCTGATCTTGGGCGTGACCTTGTTCGCGGAGGTCAGCAAAGCTTTCCCAGGCGAAGATAAGGGCCGGATCGCTTCCCAGATCGTTACCGGAGTCGGGTTCTTGGGTGCCGGCACGATCTTGAGGCTAGGAGCGGAGATCAAGGGTCTCACGACGGCCGCGAGCCTTTGGTCCGTTTCGGCGATCGGTATGGCCGTCAGCACCGGTGGGTCGTTCCTTCTGATCGCGCTGTTCGGCACGGTCCTCACGTACGTCACGCTCAAGGTCGTCGACGACATCGAGCGGCGACTTGCCCCGGACGCCCATCCCCGAGAACTCACCGTCCGCTTGGTGCGCTTTGAAGCGCTCACCGCCGTGATCGAGGGCATCGAGAGGGCGGGCGGCAACGTCACGGGGGTCAGGTTCAGGGACGGACGTACGATCGCCTTGATGGACGTCAAAGGCGATCGGGCGGCCGTGCTCAAAGCCGCGTTGGGCACTCCGGACGTCGTCGAAGCCGTCTGGAACGGTTAG
- a CDS encoding ABC transporter permease, translating into MNRIMTVFRKELREMFRDKRVRSGAFVMPVFMIVLFVQIFGLIEDKVSRPQTPKLAIVDPGIDSVAKTLSGDKSGQTTLVKTREEGVRLVERGKAKLLVEFGPDFEKNVTEGRAKITATYDPTEPLSGMALGAFQEKIKRANDARLREVLSSHDVDPSMAEPIRVTVKETSRPKGLGGSSMVNLLPYFIVIWAFYGGMSIVSDLVAGEKERGTMETLLVSPVRRREVALGKYLALALVCLLSSLTAVVGIVLVGVTKFGYAGRLFPTGLSISFASLAAMTLTLLPLVLLMAGILISVSAAAKNMREAQTYLTLVSFIVIMPAVFSQIIGFTDMQNALWVKLVPVLGSAVSLKEALLAKTDWPGLFAGMAVCGVLAAVFLAFSVSQFERESIVSRS; encoded by the coding sequence ATGAACCGCATCATGACCGTCTTCCGAAAGGAACTTCGCGAGATGTTCCGCGACAAACGCGTCCGGAGCGGCGCGTTCGTCATGCCCGTGTTCATGATCGTGCTCTTCGTGCAGATCTTCGGCCTGATCGAGGACAAAGTCTCACGGCCTCAGACACCAAAGCTGGCCATCGTCGACCCTGGGATCGACTCGGTCGCAAAAACGCTTTCGGGAGACAAATCGGGCCAGACGACCCTCGTGAAGACGCGTGAAGAGGGCGTTCGTCTCGTCGAACGGGGAAAGGCCAAGCTCCTCGTCGAGTTCGGGCCAGACTTCGAGAAGAACGTGACTGAGGGACGGGCGAAGATCACGGCGACGTACGACCCGACCGAGCCCTTGTCAGGCATGGCCCTTGGCGCCTTTCAGGAGAAGATCAAGCGGGCCAACGACGCGAGACTCCGTGAAGTCCTGTCGAGCCACGACGTCGATCCCTCGATGGCCGAGCCGATACGGGTCACGGTGAAGGAAACGTCGCGACCGAAGGGCCTCGGTGGCTCGTCGATGGTCAACCTCCTTCCCTATTTCATCGTGATCTGGGCCTTCTACGGAGGGATGAGCATCGTCTCCGACCTCGTCGCGGGCGAGAAGGAGCGCGGAACCATGGAGACCTTGCTCGTCAGTCCGGTCAGACGGCGGGAAGTCGCTCTTGGGAAATATCTGGCGCTTGCCCTTGTCTGCCTCCTCAGCAGTCTGACGGCCGTCGTCGGCATCGTGCTCGTCGGTGTGACGAAGTTCGGATATGCGGGCCGGCTGTTCCCGACTGGGCTCTCGATCTCGTTCGCGTCGCTCGCGGCGATGACGCTGACGCTTCTCCCCCTCGTCCTTTTGATGGCGGGGATCCTGATCAGCGTCAGTGCGGCTGCGAAGAACATGCGGGAGGCCCAGACATACTTGACCCTGGTCAGTTTCATCGTGATCATGCCTGCGGTCTTCAGTCAGATCATCGGGTTCACGGACATGCAGAACGCCCTATGGGTCAAGCTCGTCCCGGTTCTCGGGAGCGCGGTGAGCCTTAAGGAGGCGCTGTTAGCGAAGACGGACTGGCCGGGCCTTTTCGCCGGAATGGCGGTGTGCGGAGTCCTGGCCGCCGTCTTCCTCGCGTTCAGCGTTTCACAGTTCGAACGAGAGTCGATCGTCAGCCGCAGCTAA